A window of Nitrosopumilus sp. b3 contains these coding sequences:
- a CDS encoding N-acetylneuraminate synthase family protein has translation MTNKAIKIGKRKIGEKRPCYIIAEIGSNFDGSFLKAKKMIKLAKNAGADAAKFQSFTTEQILSKKGFEKKTTFQSKWKKPIWEVYKNAEFPLSWHKKLNEYAKKIGIDFLSTPYNYDAVKLLKKINISAIKIGSGDITDTEFLKVVAKTKKPIFLATGASTMKEVKEAVNAIKSSGNNKIILMQSITQYPSPIEEANLGVLNTFKDKFKLNVGYSDHSPGSLIILASVALGACVIEKHFTDNVKLNGPDHPHSMNPKEFAKMVKEIRLIESAKGNGIKKVEKSEKETRIIQRRSVFTIKKIRKNEKFTRDNIMTLRPFVGLPASEFGKILNKKAKRDLDEYVAISLKDV, from the coding sequence ATGACAAACAAAGCCATTAAAATTGGAAAGAGGAAAATAGGTGAAAAGCGTCCTTGTTATATCATAGCAGAAATAGGTTCAAATTTTGATGGAAGTTTTTTAAAGGCAAAAAAAATGATCAAACTTGCAAAAAATGCAGGAGCAGACGCAGCAAAATTTCAAAGTTTTACTACTGAGCAAATTTTATCAAAAAAAGGATTTGAGAAAAAAACAACTTTTCAGTCTAAATGGAAAAAACCAATTTGGGAGGTTTATAAAAATGCAGAATTTCCTTTATCATGGCATAAAAAACTAAATGAATATGCAAAGAAAATTGGAATTGATTTTTTATCAACACCTTATAATTATGATGCAGTGAAATTATTAAAAAAAATCAACATTTCAGCAATAAAGATAGGTTCTGGAGACATAACAGATACAGAATTTTTGAAAGTGGTTGCTAAGACAAAGAAACCAATTTTTCTTGCTACTGGAGCAAGCACGATGAAAGAAGTAAAAGAAGCAGTTAATGCAATCAAATCATCTGGCAATAATAAAATAATTTTAATGCAGTCAATTACTCAATATCCTTCTCCAATAGAGGAAGCAAACTTAGGAGTTTTAAACACCTTTAAAGATAAATTTAAGCTCAATGTTGGATATTCTGATCATTCTCCAGGTTCATTGATAATTTTGGCAAGTGTGGCATTAGGTGCATGTGTAATTGAAAAACATTTTACAGACAATGTAAAATTAAATGGGCCAGACCATCCTCATTCTATGAATCCTAAGGAATTTGCAAAGATGGTAAAAGAGATCAGATTAATTGAAAGTGCAAAAGGAAATGGAATAAAAAAAGTGGAAAAAAGTGAAAAAGAGACAAGAATCATACAGAGAAGATCAGTATTTACAATTAAAAAAATTAGAAAAAATGAAAAATTTACCAGAGACAACATTATGACATTAAGACCATTCGTAGGACTTCCAGCCTCAGAATTTGGTAAAATTTTGAACAAAAAGGCAAAAAGAGATCTTGATGAGTACGTAGCTATATCTTTAAAAGATGTTTGA
- a CDS encoding SDR family oxidoreductase has product MDKTVIIGCGFLGSKIFTNLKNNNKKVIGTNFQNTSNEFKKLDITNFDFVNSFLNKEKPDLVINCAANTDIDYLEKNEKFANMVNGIGVKNIAKTCKQISSKLIHISTDSVFDGTLGLYTEEDDVKPINVYGKSKLLGEELLQENLDDFIIIRTNLFGYHHQGKFLFNWILRNLKENKEFTGFEDIIFNPLEISFLSDLILKFGNMEYSGIIHLGSDEIINKYNFGCEIADTFGFNKKLIKKGSIEHSSLIAKRPKNTSLSNLKAKKILKMNFPSLKEQILKIREEIKINYNDKQSH; this is encoded by the coding sequence GTGGATAAAACTGTCATTATAGGATGTGGGTTTTTAGGATCTAAAATTTTTACTAATTTAAAAAATAACAACAAAAAAGTTATTGGAACAAATTTTCAAAATACATCAAATGAATTTAAGAAATTAGATATAACAAATTTTGATTTTGTAAATAGTTTTTTAAATAAAGAAAAACCAGATTTAGTAATTAATTGTGCAGCAAATACAGATATTGACTATTTAGAAAAAAATGAAAAATTTGCAAATATGGTAAACGGTATTGGAGTAAAAAACATTGCAAAGACATGTAAACAAATCTCTTCAAAATTAATTCATATTTCCACAGATTCAGTGTTTGACGGAACTCTGGGATTATACACAGAAGAAGACGATGTAAAGCCCATCAATGTTTATGGAAAATCAAAATTATTAGGAGAGGAATTACTTCAAGAAAATTTAGATGATTTTATAATTATTAGAACAAATTTATTTGGATACCATCATCAAGGAAAATTTTTATTCAATTGGATATTAAGAAATTTAAAAGAGAATAAAGAATTCACAGGATTTGAAGATATTATTTTTAATCCTTTAGAAATATCATTTTTGAGTGATTTAATATTAAAATTTGGAAATATGGAATATTCAGGTATTATTCATCTTGGTTCTGATGAAATTATAAATAAATATAATTTTGGATGTGAGATTGCGGATACTTTTGGTTTCAATAAAAAACTTATAAAAAAAGGATCTATTGAACATTCAAGTTTGATTGCAAAAAGACCAAAAAATACATCGTTATCAAATTTAAAGGCAAAAAAAATACTGAAAATGAATTTTCCTTCATTAAAAGAACAAATATTAAAAATTAGAGAGGAGATTAAGATAAACTATAATGACAAACAAAGCCATTAA
- a CDS encoding Gfo/Idh/MocA family oxidoreductase: MKILVLGGGSIGQRHIANLVEIIPRNCIYLYDVEKNQLDFVSKKFKINSTDQLIYDGYDCLFICTPPSTHITLAINALKHGCHVFIEKPLSSNSKGILSLQKLSKKKNLLVFVGYTFRFNSGLNNIKKILQKKQLGKPLSVSAYFGQYLPDWRPKQNYKKNYSAVKRLGGGIIHDSSHEIDYLIWLFGNPKEIQSSYVTTDIIKTDVEGIAEIILKFKNNLLGTIHLDFIRREYRRSVEILCENGIVFWSLKENKIKVFNSKNNKWIIYPIKENTNDMYIQEIKHVLHCIKQKKPSNIIGLDNGINSHKFSDLIIKSGKIGKRINI; encoded by the coding sequence TTGAAGATATTAGTTTTGGGTGGTGGATCTATTGGTCAACGTCACATTGCAAATCTTGTTGAAATAATTCCTAGGAATTGTATCTATCTATATGATGTAGAAAAAAATCAACTTGATTTTGTATCAAAAAAATTTAAAATTAATTCTACTGATCAATTGATTTACGACGGTTATGATTGCTTGTTTATCTGTACCCCGCCATCCACTCATATTACATTGGCCATAAATGCTTTAAAACATGGATGTCATGTATTTATTGAAAAACCCCTATCCTCAAATTCAAAAGGAATATTATCATTACAAAAATTATCTAAAAAAAAGAATCTTTTAGTTTTTGTTGGTTATACTTTTAGATTTAATTCTGGTTTAAATAATATAAAAAAAATTCTTCAAAAAAAGCAATTAGGAAAACCTCTTTCTGTATCTGCTTATTTTGGTCAATATCTTCCTGACTGGAGACCAAAACAAAATTATAAAAAAAATTATTCTGCAGTAAAGCGATTAGGTGGTGGAATTATTCATGACAGCTCTCATGAAATCGATTATCTGATTTGGTTATTTGGAAACCCAAAAGAAATTCAATCTAGTTATGTAACAACTGATATTATAAAAACCGATGTTGAAGGAATTGCAGAAATTATTTTGAAATTTAAGAATAATCTTCTTGGTACAATCCACCTCGATTTTATTCGTCGAGAATACAGACGCTCGGTTGAAATATTATGTGAAAATGGAATAGTTTTTTGGTCATTAAAAGAAAATAAAATCAAAGTATTTAATTCAAAAAATAACAAATGGATCATTTATCCAATCAAAGAGAATACAAATGACATGTATATACAAGAAATAAAACATGTTTTACATTGTATTAAACAAAAAAAGCCTTCAAATATTATAGGTTTAGATAATGGAATAAATTCACACAAATTTTCTGATTTAATTATAAAAAGTGGTAAAATTGGTAAACGTATTAATATTTAA
- a CDS encoding SDR family NAD(P)-dependent oxidoreductase, whose protein sequence is MFEGKKILITGGTGSLGNALTKRLLEYDIDTIRIFSRNEDKQVKMRSEFKDEDRLRFLIGDIRDLSRLNRAFEDIDIVFHAAALKHVPVVAYNPFEAVKTNVIGSQNIIDASLHENVELAIAIGTDKAVSPLNTYGATKLLMEKLFVTANNYINPAKHKTKFVALRYGNVLGSSGSVVPLFINQIKNNQKITITDPEMTRFSITMNDALDFILESCKEVKGSEVFIPNLHAYTIKDIKNALTELLNDPGEEIIGIREGEKMHEILINHDEMRYTWKFNNKYVILNENRKTKEVENNYKDISRVKASSEYDSNTTKKISKEELKKIILNSGLIEN, encoded by the coding sequence GTGTTTGAAGGGAAAAAAATTCTTATCACAGGTGGAACCGGTTCTTTAGGTAATGCACTTACAAAGCGTCTTTTAGAATACGATATTGACACAATTAGAATTTTTAGTCGTAATGAAGATAAACAAGTAAAAATGCGTTCTGAATTCAAAGATGAAGATCGTTTAAGGTTTCTCATAGGAGATATAAGAGATCTTTCTAGGTTAAACAGAGCATTTGAAGATATAGATATTGTTTTTCATGCTGCTGCGTTAAAGCATGTTCCAGTGGTTGCATACAACCCATTTGAAGCTGTGAAAACAAATGTGATTGGGAGTCAAAATATAATAGATGCATCGTTACATGAAAATGTTGAACTAGCAATAGCTATTGGTACAGATAAAGCAGTATCTCCTTTGAATACCTATGGTGCAACAAAGCTTTTGATGGAGAAACTCTTTGTTACTGCAAATAATTACATTAACCCTGCAAAACATAAAACAAAATTTGTTGCATTAAGGTACGGTAACGTATTGGGAAGTAGTGGGTCTGTTGTTCCATTATTTATCAATCAAATAAAAAATAACCAGAAGATAACCATCACTGATCCTGAAATGACAAGATTCAGTATTACAATGAATGATGCACTTGATTTTATTTTAGAGTCGTGTAAAGAGGTAAAAGGTTCCGAAGTTTTCATTCCTAATTTACACGCATATACAATTAAAGATATCAAAAATGCATTGACTGAATTATTAAATGACCCAGGTGAAGAAATAATTGGAATCAGAGAGGGTGAAAAAATGCATGAAATATTGATTAATCATGATGAAATGCGTTATACATGGAAATTCAATAACAAATATGTAATATTGAATGAAAATAGGAAAACAAAAGAGGTTGAAAATAATTATAAAGATATTTCAAGAGTGAAAGCATCATCAGAATACGATTCTAATACTACTAAAAAAATATCTAAAGAAGAATTAAAAAAGATTATTTTAAATTCAGGTCTAATAGAAAATTAA